The Humulus lupulus chromosome 4, drHumLupu1.1, whole genome shotgun sequence genome has a window encoding:
- the LOC133830720 gene encoding putative disease resistance RPP13-like protein 1: MAEGLLHSKKEKGIEEVGEGYFQEFISKSYFQPSGENKSTFLMHDLIHELAMFVSGEFCSLLNENKLSHKVRHLSYMRDCGGIFYSKEFEEELSQAKCLRTFLLKLQWIELDRVWLSIIEQLHEAFPRLRVLSIANHYMNKLPDSIEEMPLQISKMKNLQTLNRFVVGENEFVITLLEGLQDLRGTLRLFGLENVDSVEDVLEAKLKNKKFLTQIHLFWAKTHKPHDSEREKEILSALEPHASLKAFTIRGYRGNSFPNWIGNHSNVVRVNLWHCETFSFLPPLGQLPSLKDLVIRGLYGVVKISSEFYYSTSVDSSLVTKTKPFRYLESLTFEDMRELQELSFIENGVFPCLKKLGFERCEKLQVNLKTLDEEAFQHLTSLEKLQIEYCGKLQYLPKELPSSLSDLCIRHCTMLEPRLEKNLGEDWPSIAHIPNINVVEY, encoded by the exons atgGCAGAGGGTCTCTTACATTCTAAGAAAGAGAAGGGAATTGAAGAAGTTGGAGAAGGGTACTTCCAAGAATTTATTTCAAAGTCATATTTCCAACCATCAGGTGAGAATAAGTCGACTTTTCTAATGCATGATCTTATACATGAGTTAGCTATGTTTGTATCTGGTGAGTTTTGTTCATTGCTGAATgagaataaattatctcacaaagTTCGCCATTTGTCTTATATGCGAGATTGTGGAGGAATTTTTTACTCTAAAGAATTTGAGGAGGAGTTATCTCAAGCTAAGTGTTTACGAACCTTCTTATTAAAACTCCAATGGATAGAACTAGATCGAGTATGGTTGTCGATTATAGAGCAATTACATGAAGCTTTCCCACGCTTAAGAGTATTATCTATAGCAAATCATTACATGAACAAATTACCTGATTCAATAG AAGAGATGCCATTGCAAATTAGTAAAATGAAAAATCTTCAAACGTTAAATAGGTTTGTCGTAGGCGAAAATGAGTTTGTCATTACACTTTTAGAAGGGCTTCAAGATCTACGAGGGACACTACGTCTTTTTGGACTTGAGAATGTTGATAGTGTTGAGGATGTTTTGGAGGCTAAATTAAAGAACAAGAAGTTTCTCACTCAGATACATTTGTTTTGGGCTAAAACTCACAAACCCCATGACTCAGAAAGAGAAAAAGAGATACTCAGTGCCCTCGAACCTCATGCAAGTCTGAAGGCATTCACTATACGTGGCTACAGAGGTAATAGTTTCCCAAATTGGATTGGAAATCATTCCAATGTAGTAAGGGTGAATCTATGGCATTGTGAGACTTTTAGCTTCTTGCCGCCGTTGGGACAACTTCCTTCACTCAAAGACCTTGTAATTCGAGGTTTGTATGGTGTGGTGAAAATAAGCTCTGAGTTTTATTATTCAACTAGTGTTGATTCTTCTTTGGTAACAAAGACAAAGCCATTTAGATATCTGGAGAGCTTGACTTTTGAAGACATGAGAGAGCTTCAAGAGTTGTCGTTTATTGAGAATGGAGTTTTTCCTTGTCTTAAGAAACTTGGCTTTGAAAGATGTGAAAAACTCCAAGT AAACTTGAAGACCTTGGATGAGGAGGCATTTCAACACCTCACCTCCCTTGAGAAGTTGCAAATTGAATACTGTGGTAAGCTCCAATACTTGCCAAAAGAACTGCCCAGTTCACTTTCTGATCTATGCATTAGGCATTGTACAATGCTAGAACCACGACTGGAGAAAAACCTAGGGGAAGATTGGCCAAGTATTGCTCACATC